A region from the Neurospora crassa OR74A linkage group V, whole genome shotgun sequence genome encodes:
- a CDS encoding oxidoreductase domain-containing protein: MMSSVLAELQKLVTPTPPHQPQPKNKAHHQSNPIKTTYESLPIDLPPDFLATEPGITPVPTLTEIDWATTDLPENKGLYAVILDEVLTKSECDELRKLAEGSVPLSQWVDVDGQEQDGATTKKTTPWAPALVNVGLGYEVLTPSYRNSSRIIWDQQEVVDRLWKRCCLVPGLMERLAVLDAGRERDVKIITGRSLPSQPAAAVGDEGDGQDGKQEEKKEVVERYANGKKKGKSKRTKTKGLRDGRTGKWEFVKVNKRMRFLRYGEGQFFRAHCDSPYRELDPINSDRINETLFTIHLYLNDCKSEAPPAKKDETELVGGATALLSGDEKRKYDVECKTGRVLIFQHRRVFHAGADVVKGVKYSVRTDIMYREVLDEPEEKEVGEGNEQAEKKADDDKPLKEEDDGK, encoded by the exons ATGATGTCCTCTGTCCTAGCCGAACTCCAAAAACTCGTCACCCCAACGCCGccccaccaaccccaacccaagAACAAAGCCCATCATCAATCCAACCCCATCAAAACCACCTACGAGTCTCTCCCCATCGACCTACCTCCCGACTTTCTCGCCACCGAACCAGGCATCACCCCCGTCCCAACTCTCACGGAAATCGACTGGGCCACGACAGACTTACCTGAAAACAAGGGACTCTACGCCGTGATACTAGACGAGGTACTCACAAAAAGCGAGTGTGACGAACTGCGCAAGTTGGCGGAGGGGAGTGTCCCTCTTTCTCAATGGGTGGACGTTGATGGTCAAGAACAAGACGGGGCGACAACAAAAAAGACAACACCATGGGCCCCCGCCCTGGTGAATGTCGGACTCGGCTACGAAGTACTCACGCCCTCGTACCGTAACTCGTCACGGATCATTTGGGACCAGCAAGAGGTTGTGGACAGGCTGTGGAAGCGGTGTTGCTTGGTTCCTGGGTTGATGGAGAGACTGGCGGTGTTGGATgcggggagggagagggatgtGAAGATTATTACGGGGCGGTCGTTGCCTTCCcagcctgctgctgcggttGGGGATGAGGGGGATGGGCAGGATGGGAAacaagaggagaaaaaggaggtggtggagaggtATGCTaatgggaagaaaaaggggaagagTAAGCGGACCAAGACAAAGGGCCTAAGGGATGGGAGGACGGGCAAGTGGGAATTTGTTAAGGTCAACAAGCGGATGAGGTTTTTGAGATATGGGGAGGGACAGTTCTTTCGAG CCCACTGCGACTCGCCTTACCGTGAACTGGACCCCATCAACTCCGATCGTATCAACGAGACGTTATTCACCATTCATCTGTACTTGAACGACTGCAAGTCAGAGGCTCCGCCCGCTAAAAAGGACGAGACGGAATTGGTCGGTGGTGCCACGGCATTGTTGTCTGGGGACGAAAAGAGGAAGTATGATGTTGAGTGTAAGACGGGGAGGGTGCTGATCTTTCAGCATCGGAGGGTGTTTCATGCGGGCGCGGATGTGGTGAAGGGGGTCAAGTATAGTGTTAGGACGGATATTATGTACCGGGAGGTTTTGGATGAGccggaggaaaaggaggtgGGGGAGGGAAATGAGCAAGCTGAGAAGAAGGCAGACGATGACAAGCcgctgaaggaggaggatgatggaaaGTAG